The stretch of DNA GACTCCGTTTTCTTTGTCGATTCTCGCGGCAAAGTGCGCGACTGCAATCTCGTGGCGGAACAGATATTCGGCCGCGACCGGTCGGAGATGATCGGCCGCGGGATCGCGTTGTACGTCCCGTCTCTAGCGTTCTCCGCCCTGCGACGCCGCGCGAAGGGGATGGGTCACGACTCGCTGTCGTTGGAGATGCCAGGAAGGCTCGAAACGCTCGCCACGGACAGCAGCGGCTCAACCTTCCCCGTGTCGGTAGCGGTAAGAAGTCTTTCCGTCTGGGGAAACAAGGGGTGCCTTGTTCGCCTGCGCGACGACAGCCGGCGCGAGGCCGACCGTCAAGAGATCCGCCGGCTCACCGACCAACTAGCAATCGCCAAACGCGCCCTCGAGCACTTCAATGCGGCTTCGGTCGGCGATTAAAAAACCACTGAGCCACGAGGGCTCAGTGGTGACGTTAATCGGAACGGCCAGACGCTCGCTCACTCGTCCTGCGAGAAGATCAGCATCGAGTACGGGGGGAGTGTCAGTGTCGCCGAGTGATTGACGCCGTCGTAGGGAAGGTCTTCGACCTTGAGGTCGCCGACATCGACACACGGCGGCTCGTCCTTGCCGGGGTCGTCGTAGAACGAGGCGTCGCTGTTGAAGCGGATCTTCCAGACGCCCGATCGCACCACGCCGACACGGTAGTTCTCTAGCTTGCGGCTCGAGAAGTTGGCGATGCACAGCGTGTCGTCGCCGGCGCCCCCCTCGCCCCACCGGCGGAAGGCGACCACCTTGTCGCTGTGGTTGAGGTGGTGGACCTCGATGCGCTGACCGGTGAGCCCCCGGGTGAATCCGTCGCGATCGAGCCGCAGGCGGATCAGGTCCCGGACCATCGTGACGACGCCGTTGTGCTCGTCCGCCTTC from Botrimarina mediterranea encodes:
- a CDS encoding PAS domain S-box protein codes for the protein MQRTFGPLLASLAAKLTRLVRPRDWRYQARASELLDAVLATASDSVFFVDSRGKVRDCNLVAEQIFGRDRSEMIGRGIALYVPSLAFSALRRRAKGMGHDSLSLEMPGRLETLATDSSGSTFPVSVAVRSLSVWGNKGCLVRLRDDSRREADRQEIRRLTDQLAIAKRALEHFNAASVGD